The Rhodocytophaga rosea genome has a segment encoding these proteins:
- the fusA gene encoding elongation factor G gives MARDLKYTRNIGIAAHIDAGKTTTTERILYYSGVNYKIGEVHEGAATMDWMEQEQERGITITSAATTVNWTYRGEKYHINIIDTPGHVDFTVEVNRSLRVLDGLVFLFSAVDGVEPQSETNWRLANNYKVARIGFVNKMDRSGADFLGVCKQVKEMLGSKAVALQLPIGAEDNFRGVVDLVNFRGIEWNEHDKGMTFREVPIPDDMLEEATEYREKLLEAVAEYDESLMEKYFDDPNSITEDEILTALRKATIDMAIVPMLCGSSFKNKGVQTMLDYVMALCPSPLDKESIYGVNPDTGAEVARKPSEKEPFAALAFKIATDPYVGRLCFVRAYSGILESGSYVFNTRSNNKERISRIFQMHANKQNQIERLVAGDIGAVVGFKDIKTGDTLCDPSAKIVFESMVFPEPVIGYAIEPKKQADVDKLSNAIAKLLEEDPTLHVQSDQETGQTVLKGMGELHLEIIIDRMRREFNVEINQGAPQVAYKEALTKVFSHREVYKKQTGGRGKFADISFEMGPREDGKPGLEFVNAIVGGVIPREFIPSVQKGFEEAMKNGILAGYPIDSMKVRLFHGSYHDVDSDALSFELAARIGFKEAAKNAGPKLMEPIMSVEVVTPDEYTGPITGDLNRRRGLMKGMDTKAGSQVVKADVPLSELFGYVTDLRTISSGRASASLTFSHYEFLPNNLAESVITKSKGGK, from the coding sequence ATGGCTCGCGACTTAAAGTATACTAGAAATATTGGTATTGCCGCTCACATTGATGCCGGCAAAACTACTACGACAGAGCGGATATTATATTATTCAGGCGTTAACTACAAGATTGGTGAAGTTCATGAGGGCGCCGCTACCATGGACTGGATGGAACAGGAGCAGGAGAGAGGTATTACGATTACCTCAGCTGCTACTACGGTAAACTGGACTTATAGAGGCGAAAAATATCATATTAATATTATTGATACCCCAGGTCACGTAGATTTTACAGTAGAAGTAAACCGTTCACTGCGTGTACTAGATGGATTGGTGTTTTTGTTTAGTGCAGTTGATGGCGTAGAACCTCAGTCAGAAACAAACTGGCGCCTGGCAAATAATTATAAAGTAGCCCGTATTGGTTTCGTAAATAAAATGGACCGTTCCGGTGCCGACTTTTTGGGTGTTTGCAAGCAGGTGAAAGAAATGCTGGGAAGTAAAGCAGTTGCGCTGCAATTGCCTATCGGTGCAGAAGATAATTTCAGAGGCGTAGTTGATTTGGTAAACTTCCGGGGTATTGAGTGGAATGAGCATGACAAAGGCATGACATTCAGAGAAGTACCAATTCCGGATGATATGCTGGAAGAAGCTACTGAATACCGCGAAAAATTACTGGAAGCCGTAGCAGAGTATGATGAGAGCCTGATGGAAAAATACTTCGATGATCCTAATTCTATCACTGAAGATGAAATCTTAACGGCCTTGCGCAAAGCAACGATTGACATGGCGATTGTGCCTATGTTATGCGGTTCTTCTTTTAAGAATAAAGGAGTACAAACCATGCTGGATTATGTGATGGCTTTGTGTCCTTCGCCTTTAGACAAAGAAAGTATCTATGGTGTGAATCCTGATACTGGTGCAGAAGTGGCTCGTAAACCAAGTGAGAAAGAACCTTTTGCCGCATTAGCTTTTAAAATAGCTACCGACCCTTATGTAGGCCGTTTATGCTTTGTGCGTGCCTATTCAGGAATATTGGAGTCTGGTTCTTATGTGTTTAATACCCGTTCAAATAATAAAGAACGTATTTCCCGTATTTTCCAGATGCATGCCAATAAGCAAAACCAGATTGAAAGACTGGTAGCTGGAGATATTGGTGCAGTAGTTGGTTTTAAAGATATCAAAACGGGCGATACCCTATGTGATCCAAGTGCTAAGATTGTATTTGAATCCATGGTTTTCCCTGAGCCAGTAATTGGTTATGCAATTGAGCCTAAAAAACAGGCAGACGTTGATAAATTAAGTAATGCCATTGCTAAACTATTGGAAGAAGATCCTACTTTACATGTTCAATCTGACCAGGAAACAGGACAGACGGTATTGAAAGGTATGGGTGAATTGCACCTTGAAATTATTATTGACCGCATGAGACGTGAGTTTAATGTAGAAATAAATCAGGGTGCGCCGCAAGTAGCTTATAAGGAAGCTTTAACTAAAGTCTTTTCTCACCGTGAAGTATACAAAAAACAAACGGGTGGTAGAGGTAAGTTTGCTGACATTAGCTTTGAAATGGGCCCTAGAGAAGATGGGAAACCAGGTCTTGAGTTTGTGAATGCGATTGTGGGTGGGGTTATTCCAAGAGAATTTATACCTTCTGTTCAGAAAGGTTTTGAAGAAGCTATGAAGAATGGGATACTGGCAGGATATCCAATAGATTCTATGAAAGTGCGCTTATTCCACGGTTCTTACCATGATGTGGATTCTGATGCATTATCATTTGAACTCGCGGCCAGAATTGGTTTCAAAGAAGCGGCTAAAAACGCAGGTCCGAAGTTAATGGAACCCATCATGAGTGTAGAAGTAGTTACACCTGATGAATATACCGGTCCAATTACGGGTGATTTAAACCGCAGACGTGGTTTAATGAAAGGCATGGATACCAAAGCAGGTTCACAAGTAGTTAAAGCTGATGTTCCTCTGTCTGAATTGTTTGGTTATGTTACAGATTTGCGTACTATTTCTTCTGGCCGTGCGTCTGCTAGCTTAACATTCTCACATTATGAGTTTTTACCAAATAACTTAGCTGAATCTGTAATCACAAAATCCAAAGGTGGTAAATAA
- the rpsL gene encoding 30S ribosomal protein S12, with translation MPTIQQLVRKGRKELTSKSKSPALDSCPQRRGVCTRVYTTTPKKPNSAMRKVARVRLTNQKEVNAYIPGEGHNLQEHSIVLIRGGRVKDLPGVRYHIIRGAMDTAGVNGRLQGRSKYGTKRPKAGAAPAAKGGKGAPPAKGKK, from the coding sequence ATGCCTACTATACAGCAATTAGTAAGAAAAGGTAGAAAAGAATTAACCTCTAAGTCTAAATCTCCGGCTTTGGATTCTTGTCCACAGCGCAGAGGTGTATGTACAAGGGTTTATACCACTACACCAAAAAAGCCAAATTCTGCTATGCGTAAGGTAGCGAGAGTAAGGCTGACCAACCAAAAAGAAGTAAACGCCTACATTCCTGGCGAAGGACATAATTTGCAAGAACACTCTATTGTGTTGATCAGAGGAGGTAGAGTAAAAGATTTGCCAGGTGTTCGTTACCACATTATCCGGGGTGCTATGGATACGGCTGGTGTTAATGGCCGTCTGCAGGGAAGATCCAAATACGGTACAAAACGTCCGAAAGCAGGTGCTGCTCCAGCCGCTAAAGGTGGAAAAGGTGCACCTCCAGCCAAAGGTAAAAAATAA
- a CDS encoding DUF3467 domain-containing protein, translating to MAEDNKKKQEPENQINIELSEEMAEGVYANLAMIAHSNSEFVIDFIRLMPGVPKAKVKSRVIITPEHAKRLLVALKDNIKKYEDSFGHIKQTDDSYNFPMNFGGTIGEA from the coding sequence ATGGCAGAAGACAACAAAAAAAAACAAGAGCCGGAAAACCAGATTAATATAGAACTTTCCGAAGAAATGGCTGAAGGAGTATATGCCAACTTAGCCATGATTGCCCATTCCAATAGTGAGTTTGTCATTGATTTTATTCGCCTGATGCCAGGAGTGCCCAAAGCCAAAGTAAAATCCAGGGTAATTATAACACCAGAACATGCCAAACGGCTTTTGGTGGCGTTAAAAGATAATATAAAAAAATACGAAGATAGCTTTGGCCATATCAAACAGACTGACGATAGCTACAATTTTCCAATGAATTTTGGAGGAACAATAGGAGAAGCATAA
- the rpsG gene encoding 30S ribosomal protein S7 has protein sequence MRKSKPKKRFLLPDPKFKDTLVTKFVNNLMFDGKKSVAYNIFYDACDLIQKRTSENGLDVWKKALNNIMPGVEVRSRRVGGATFQVPSEVRPERKQALGIKWLILYARKRGEKTMTEKLAGEIIAASKGEGAAVKKKDDTHRMAEANKAFSHFKF, from the coding sequence ATGAGAAAGTCAAAACCTAAGAAAAGATTTCTTCTGCCCGATCCTAAGTTTAAGGATACCCTGGTTACAAAATTTGTAAATAACCTGATGTTTGATGGCAAAAAAAGTGTTGCCTATAATATCTTCTATGATGCTTGTGACCTGATACAGAAAAGAACCAGTGAAAATGGCTTGGATGTATGGAAGAAAGCATTAAATAATATTATGCCTGGTGTTGAGGTAAGAAGCCGTCGGGTAGGTGGAGCAACATTCCAGGTACCAAGTGAGGTGCGACCTGAAAGAAAACAAGCTTTAGGAATCAAATGGTTAATTTTATATGCAAGAAAGCGCGGTGAAAAAACTATGACAGAAAAACTGGCTGGCGAAATCATTGCTGCTTCTAAAGGCGAAGGTGCTGCTGTAAAGAAGAAAGATGATACACACAGAATGGCAGAGGCGAACAAAGCATTTTCACATTTTAAATTTTAA
- the rpsJ gene encoding 30S ribosomal protein S10 has product MNQKIRIKLKSYDHNLVDKSSEKIVKAVKSTGAVVSGPIPLPTEKEKFTVLRSPHVNKKSREQFQLCTYKRLVDIHSTSAKTVDALMKLELPSGVDVEIKV; this is encoded by the coding sequence ATGAATCAGAAAATCAGAATTAAATTAAAATCTTACGATCACAACCTGGTGGATAAATCCTCAGAGAAGATTGTAAAAGCTGTAAAATCCACAGGGGCAGTGGTAAGTGGACCTATTCCCTTGCCAACTGAAAAAGAGAAATTCACAGTATTGAGATCTCCACACGTGAATAAAAAATCCAGAGAGCAGTTCCAGTTGTGTACCTACAAACGTTTGGTAGATATTCATTCAACCAGTGCTAAAACGGTAGATGCATTAATGAAATTAGAACTACCAAGCGGAGTAGATGTGGAAATCAAAGTCTGA
- the rpoC gene encoding DNA-directed RNA polymerase subunit beta': MRKSNYGFQKNKKLNNDFSKVTISLASPQSILDGSHGEVTQPETINYRTYKPEMGGLFCERIFGPVKDWECHCGKYKRIRYKGIICDRCGVEVTEKKVRRERMGHIELVVPVAHIWYFRSLPNKIGYLLGLPTKKLDQIIYYERYVVIQPGIKAEDDVKKLDFLTEDEYLDILDKLPRENQMLPDEDPNKFIAKMGADALEMLLARTNLDELSYELRHSAANDTSQQRKAEALKRLKVVEAFREAKTRIENKPEWMVIRMVPVIPPELRPLVPLDGGRFATSDLNDLYRRVIIRNNRLKRLIEIKAPEVILRNEKRMLQEAVDSLFDNSRKVNAVRADGNRALKSLSDMLKGKQGRFRQNLLGKRVDYSGRSVIVVGPELKLHECGLPKDMAAELFKPFVIRKLIERGIVKTVKSAKKIVDRKDPVVWDILENVLKGHPVLLNRAPTLHRLGIQAFQPKLIEGKAIQLHPLVCTAFNADFDGDQMAVHVPLGHEAILEASVLMLASHNILNPANGAPITVPSQDMVLGLYYVTKGRKSTPEYPVIGEGKRFYSAEEVVIAINEGKLSKHANIKVRTKVRNDKNELVDKLLDTVAGRVIFNQYVPEEVGFINELLTKKKLQQIIAMVFKISGMARCAQFLDDIKELGFQSAYRGGLSIGLSDVMVPEAKNPLIENAKGEVDNVWNNYLMGLITDNERYNQVIDIWTRVNSQITETLMRQLESDQQGFNSIYMMMHSGARGSREQIRQLGGMRGLMAKPQKNLQGSVGEIIENPIISNFKEGLDVIEYFISTHGARKGLADTALKTADAGYLTRRLVDVAQDVIINEEDCGTLRGLIVTALKDNEDVVEPLSERILGRVSVHDVFDPISNTLIVESGEEITEDIAYKIDETSIESVEIRSVLTCEAKQGVCGKCYGRNLASGRMVQRGEAVGVIAAQSIGEPGTQLTLRTFHVGGTASNIAVEATIKAKFDGVIQMEDMRTVSTVNNEGEKVNVVMGRSGEIKILQEDAVGDKVLISNHVPYGAFIKVTEGQKVKKGDELCFWDPYNAVILSEFDGTIEFDSIEEGITYREESDEQTGYREKVIIETKDKAKNPAIVVAPKSGESKGYNMPVGAHLAVEKGAAIKAGQILAKIPRAIGKTRDITGGLPRVTELFEARNPSNPAVVSEIDGVVTYGGVKRGNREIFIESKDGVKKRYMVPLSKHILVQDNDFVRAGYPLSDGAITPSDILAIKGPTAVQEYLVNEIQEVYRLQGVKINDKHIEAIVRQMMQKVEIIEAGDTNFLQGQVVDKFAFRDENDAVLDKKVVMDAGDSETLKPGQIVTARRLRDENSSLKRRDLKLVQVRDAEPAVSQPTLQGITQASLGTESFISAASFQETTKVLSEASIRGKTDYLLGLKENVIVGHLIPAGTGLREYNDIIVGSQEEYDSLVASKEKFQKRRELQD, translated from the coding sequence ATTAGAAAATCAAACTATGGCTTTCAAAAAAATAAAAAACTAAACAATGACTTCTCCAAAGTCACCATTAGCCTGGCTTCTCCACAATCCATCCTGGATGGCTCACATGGAGAAGTAACGCAGCCTGAAACCATCAACTACAGAACCTATAAGCCTGAAATGGGTGGATTGTTCTGTGAGCGTATTTTCGGACCGGTGAAAGATTGGGAATGCCACTGTGGTAAATATAAAAGGATTCGTTACAAAGGTATTATTTGTGACAGATGCGGGGTAGAGGTAACGGAGAAAAAAGTACGTCGTGAGCGTATGGGCCATATCGAACTGGTTGTGCCTGTTGCACATATCTGGTATTTCCGTTCATTGCCTAATAAAATAGGTTATCTATTGGGATTGCCTACTAAAAAACTTGATCAAATCATTTATTACGAACGTTATGTCGTAATTCAGCCTGGCATCAAAGCAGAGGACGATGTAAAGAAACTAGATTTTCTGACTGAAGATGAATATCTGGATATTCTGGACAAACTTCCCCGTGAAAACCAGATGCTTCCAGATGAAGATCCCAATAAATTCATAGCCAAAATGGGTGCCGATGCGCTGGAAATGTTATTAGCCAGAACCAATCTGGATGAACTTTCCTATGAACTGCGCCATTCTGCTGCTAATGATACTTCTCAACAGAGAAAAGCAGAGGCATTAAAACGCCTGAAAGTAGTAGAAGCTTTCCGGGAAGCAAAAACCAGGATTGAAAATAAACCTGAGTGGATGGTTATCCGGATGGTACCTGTAATTCCACCGGAATTGCGTCCATTGGTGCCATTGGATGGTGGCCGTTTTGCTACATCTGACTTAAATGATTTATACAGAAGGGTAATTATCCGGAACAATCGTTTAAAACGTCTGATTGAAATCAAAGCGCCAGAAGTAATCTTACGGAACGAAAAACGTATGTTACAAGAGGCTGTTGATTCGCTGTTCGACAATTCAAGAAAAGTAAATGCGGTTCGTGCCGATGGAAACCGTGCGTTGAAATCTCTTTCAGATATGCTGAAAGGGAAACAAGGTCGTTTCCGTCAGAACCTGCTTGGTAAACGGGTGGATTATTCAGGCCGTTCTGTAATTGTAGTAGGTCCTGAATTGAAACTGCATGAATGTGGATTGCCAAAAGATATGGCAGCTGAATTATTCAAGCCATTTGTAATCAGGAAACTGATAGAAAGAGGCATTGTAAAAACAGTAAAATCTGCCAAGAAGATTGTAGACAGAAAAGATCCGGTAGTTTGGGATATTCTGGAAAACGTATTGAAAGGACACCCTGTATTACTAAACCGTGCTCCAACCCTGCATAGATTAGGTATTCAGGCATTCCAGCCAAAACTGATCGAAGGAAAAGCTATTCAACTTCACCCATTGGTATGTACTGCTTTTAACGCTGACTTCGACGGTGACCAGATGGCGGTTCACGTTCCATTAGGACATGAAGCAATTCTGGAAGCCTCTGTACTGATGCTGGCTTCTCATAATATTCTCAACCCTGCTAATGGTGCACCTATTACAGTGCCATCTCAGGACATGGTGTTGGGTCTGTATTATGTAACCAAAGGCCGTAAGAGTACCCCTGAGTACCCAGTTATAGGCGAAGGAAAAAGATTCTATTCTGCGGAAGAAGTTGTAATTGCTATTAACGAAGGCAAACTTTCCAAGCATGCAAATATTAAAGTTCGTACCAAAGTACGGAACGATAAAAATGAGCTGGTTGATAAATTATTAGATACAGTTGCTGGAAGGGTTATATTCAACCAGTATGTACCTGAAGAAGTAGGATTCATCAATGAATTGTTGACTAAGAAAAAATTGCAGCAGATCATTGCGATGGTGTTCAAGATTTCCGGTATGGCTCGTTGCGCCCAGTTCCTGGATGATATTAAAGAATTAGGATTCCAGTCTGCATATCGGGGTGGGTTATCTATCGGATTAAGTGATGTAATGGTTCCTGAAGCTAAAAATCCGCTGATTGAAAATGCCAAGGGTGAAGTAGATAACGTGTGGAATAACTACCTGATGGGTCTGATTACTGATAATGAACGTTACAATCAGGTAATTGACATCTGGACAAGGGTAAACTCTCAAATCACAGAAACGCTGATGCGTCAACTGGAAAGCGATCAGCAAGGCTTCAACTCTATTTATATGATGATGCACTCCGGAGCCAGAGGTTCCCGTGAGCAAATTCGTCAGCTGGGTGGAATGAGAGGTCTGATGGCTAAGCCGCAGAAAAACCTGCAAGGTTCCGTAGGTGAGATTATCGAAAACCCGATTATTTCTAACTTCAAAGAAGGTCTGGACGTAATTGAGTACTTCATTTCTACGCACGGTGCCCGAAAAGGTCTGGCCGATACTGCTTTGAAAACAGCTGATGCTGGTTACTTAACCAGAAGATTAGTAGACGTAGCTCAAGACGTTATCATTAATGAAGAGGATTGCGGTACATTAAGAGGTTTGATTGTAACTGCCTTGAAAGATAATGAAGATGTGGTAGAGCCACTGTCTGAACGTATTTTAGGTAGGGTATCTGTCCATGATGTGTTTGATCCAATTTCTAATACATTAATTGTAGAGTCTGGTGAGGAGATCACGGAAGATATTGCATATAAGATTGATGAAACCAGCATTGAATCTGTAGAAATACGTTCTGTATTAACCTGCGAAGCTAAACAAGGCGTTTGTGGAAAATGTTATGGCAGAAACCTAGCATCCGGCAGGATGGTACAAAGAGGTGAGGCAGTAGGTGTAATTGCTGCGCAGTCTATTGGCGAACCAGGTACTCAGCTTACTTTAAGAACTTTCCACGTGGGTGGTACAGCCTCTAACATTGCGGTTGAAGCTACCATCAAGGCTAAATTTGATGGAGTGATTCAGATGGAAGACATGCGTACGGTTTCTACCGTGAACAATGAAGGTGAGAAAGTAAATGTGGTAATGGGACGTTCAGGTGAGATAAAAATTCTGCAGGAAGATGCCGTCGGTGATAAAGTGCTTATCAGTAACCACGTTCCATATGGTGCCTTTATTAAGGTTACCGAAGGACAAAAAGTGAAGAAAGGTGATGAGCTTTGCTTCTGGGACCCATATAATGCAGTAATATTATCAGAGTTTGATGGAACAATAGAATTCGATTCAATTGAAGAAGGTATCACGTACCGTGAAGAATCTGATGAACAGACTGGTTATCGTGAAAAGGTAATTATCGAGACAAAAGATAAAGCCAAAAACCCTGCTATAGTGGTTGCGCCAAAGTCTGGAGAATCCAAAGGGTATAATATGCCTGTAGGAGCTCACCTGGCCGTAGAAAAAGGGGCTGCTATCAAAGCCGGTCAGATTCTGGCAAAAATTCCAAGAGCAATTGGCAAAACCCGTGATATCACCGGTGGTCTGCCTAGGGTAACTGAATTGTTTGAAGCCAGAAATCCTTCCAACCCTGCGGTAGTAAGTGAGATTGATGGTGTTGTAACTTACGGTGGTGTAAAACGTGGTAACCGTGAAATCTTCATCGAATCAAAAGATGGCGTGAAAAAGAGATACATGGTTCCATTGTCTAAGCACATTCTGGTACAGGATAATGACTTTGTAAGAGCTGGTTATCCGTTATCTGATGGTGCTATTACGCCTTCCGATATTCTGGCGATTAAAGGACCCACGGCTGTACAGGAATATTTGGTGAACGAAATTCAGGAGGTATACCGTTTGCAAGGGGTGAAGATCAATGACAAACACATTGAAGCGATTGTACGTCAGATGATGCAGAAAGTAGAAATCATAGAAGCTGGTGATACCAACTTCCTGCAAGGACAAGTAGTAGATAAATTCGCTTTCCGCGATGAAAACGATGCTGTCTTAGATAAGAAAGTAGTAATGGATGCCGGTGATTCTGAAACCTTAAAGCCAGGACAAATTGTAACAGCAAGAAGGTTGAGAGATGAAAACTCAAGCCTGAAACGCAGGGATTTGAAACTGGTGCAGGTAAGAGATGCTGAGCCTGCTGTATCACAACCTACTTTACAAGGTATTACACAGGCTTCTTTGGGAACAGAAAGCTTTATTTCTGCCGCTTCCTTCCAGGAAACTACCAAAGTACTCAGCGAAGCCTCAATTCGTGGAAAAACCGATTACCTGCTTGGTTTGAAGGAAAATGTGATTGTAGGTCATTTAATACCAGCCGGAACAGGCTTGAGAGAATATAATGATATCATTGTAGGATCTCAGGAAGAATACGATTCGCTGGTAGCTTCGAAGGAAAAATTCCAGAAGAGAAGAGAACTGCAAGACTAA